The following are encoded together in the Planctomycetaceae bacterium genome:
- a CDS encoding sugar phosphate isomerase/epimerase — MKICVSSVCWWGDDRVSLMKKAAAAGFKAIEILTFPEKEICKLHGDLRQLQSSQLRQELADHGLTLAGLHLGAIMTPNEEKRRAQTDYCKRGLEVAMDLGAAVIVEGGPDRATEPIEPYMKSLDELVPLFEQTPVKLALENHYRNWLQYIQDYDWVFSRITSPSVGMTLDTGHFTSAKVDPIEVAKVFGKKVVHVHIKDHIDTQSVALGEGKTDNFGTVRALREAGYDGYLSQEAEVADHSRADQVAHDGFKYMERLLQA; from the coding sequence GTGAAAATCTGTGTCTCGTCGGTGTGCTGGTGGGGTGACGACCGCGTGTCGCTGATGAAGAAGGCCGCGGCCGCCGGGTTCAAGGCCATCGAAATCCTCACCTTTCCTGAAAAGGAAATCTGCAAGCTCCACGGCGATCTGCGGCAGCTTCAGTCTTCGCAGTTGCGCCAGGAATTGGCCGACCACGGCCTGACGCTGGCCGGCCTGCACCTGGGCGCCATCATGACGCCCAATGAGGAGAAACGCCGGGCGCAGACGGACTACTGCAAGCGCGGCTTGGAGGTGGCGATGGACCTGGGCGCCGCGGTCATCGTCGAGGGCGGCCCGGACCGGGCAACCGAGCCGATCGAGCCGTACATGAAGAGCCTCGATGAGCTCGTGCCGCTGTTTGAGCAGACGCCGGTCAAGCTGGCCCTCGAGAACCACTACCGCAACTGGCTGCAGTACATCCAGGATTACGACTGGGTGTTCTCTCGCATCACCTCGCCCAGCGTCGGCATGACGCTCGACACGGGGCACTTCACCAGTGCCAAGGTGGACCCGATCGAAGTCGCCAAGGTCTTCGGCAAGAAGGTCGTACACGTGCATATTAAGGACCACATCGACACGCAGTCGGTGGCCCTGGGCGAAGGCAAGACCGACAACTTCGGCACAGTGCGGGCCCTGCGGGAAGCCGGATACGACGGCTATCTGAGCCAGGAAGCCGAAGTGGCCGACCACTCGCGGGCCGACCAGGTCGCCCATGACGGTTTCAAGTACATGGAGCGCCTGTTGCAGGCGTGA
- a CDS encoding AraC family transcriptional regulator → MTAGLTFLDYATIRHDARWHLACHAHQHHEIIAVESGAMRAEIDGRTLTAGAGDVLFYHAGVPHTEWTDPHRAATTLCLSYSGQSQTLADCTHDDNGRVRQMLRWIDQDRAAGTAGDRARTRAIIAAIVAELSHLAASLQPTLVTQTRLYVQEHLAGRITLADLAARASLSKYHFIRRYRELASCTPGQDVRRMRIERARSLVVSTPWPLRHIAEQVGLSSEFHLSRLFRQHLGVCPTALRRQP, encoded by the coding sequence ATGACCGCCGGACTGACCTTCCTCGATTACGCCACGATCCGCCACGACGCGCGGTGGCATCTGGCCTGTCACGCCCATCAGCACCATGAAATCATCGCCGTAGAATCCGGCGCGATGCGGGCCGAGATCGACGGGCGCACCCTGACGGCCGGGGCCGGTGACGTGCTCTTCTACCACGCCGGCGTGCCGCACACGGAATGGACCGATCCGCACCGCGCGGCCACCACGTTGTGCCTGTCGTACTCCGGCCAGTCCCAGACGCTGGCCGACTGCACGCACGACGACAACGGCCGCGTGCGCCAGATGCTGCGATGGATCGACCAGGATCGGGCAGCCGGCACGGCTGGCGATCGAGCGCGAACGCGGGCGATCATCGCTGCGATCGTGGCCGAGCTGTCGCACCTTGCCGCCAGCCTGCAGCCGACGCTGGTGACGCAGACGCGGCTTTACGTGCAGGAGCATCTGGCCGGGCGGATCACGCTGGCGGACTTGGCCGCACGGGCGAGCCTGAGCAAGTACCACTTCATCCGCCGCTATCGCGAGTTGGCCAGTTGCACCCCGGGCCAGGACGTGCGGCGGATGCGCATCGAGCGGGCCCGCAGCCTGGTGGTCTCGACCCCCTGGCCGCTGCGGCACATCGCCGAGCAGGTCGGCTTGAGCAGCGAGTTCCACCTCTCGCGCCTCTTCCGCCAGCACCTGGGCGTCTGCCCCACCGCCCTGCGCCGACAGCCGTAG